One stretch of Saccharopolyspora erythraea DNA includes these proteins:
- a CDS encoding SRPBCC family protein gives MSPQPFEPSPPSDVDCAAESGGWTLVMVRELRHSPHKVWAALTDPEQLAAWAPYTADRDLGSTGAATLTMIDGETPQDLPSTVRRAEPPWLLEYAWGTDLLRWELAETATGTRLTLRHTVEDRDWVPKVAAGWHLCLDVAEHVLAGEPVEPIRGADAMNHGWGRLNDAYAEKLGIPNTGAPEL, from the coding sequence ATGAGCCCGCAGCCGTTCGAACCGAGCCCGCCCTCCGATGTGGACTGCGCCGCCGAGTCCGGGGGCTGGACCCTGGTCATGGTGCGCGAGTTGCGGCACTCACCGCACAAGGTGTGGGCCGCGCTGACCGATCCGGAGCAGCTGGCCGCGTGGGCGCCCTACACCGCTGACCGCGACCTCGGCAGCACCGGCGCGGCGACGCTGACGATGATCGACGGTGAGACCCCGCAGGACCTGCCGTCGACGGTGCGGCGGGCCGAGCCGCCGTGGCTGCTGGAGTACGCGTGGGGCACCGACCTGCTGCGCTGGGAACTGGCCGAGACCGCGACCGGCACCCGGCTGACGTTGCGCCATACCGTCGAGGACCGCGACTGGGTGCCCAAGGTCGCCGCGGGCTGGCACCTGTGCCTGGACGTGGCCGAGCACGTGTTGGCGGGCGAGCCGGTGGAGCCGATCCGGGGCGCGGATGCGATGAACCACGGCTGGGGCAGGCTCAACGACGCCTACGCCGAGAAGCTGGGCATTCCCAACACCGGTGCGCCGGAGCTGTGA
- a CDS encoding YeiH family protein gives MHCGYDVLRGRRLRAAGHRGEAGFVAGTLQHRDALVEGSLWPGLALTGGGVALSLALAGLVPSVSALTSAVVLGVVAGNVPGVPARVRPGLAWATRRLLRAGVVLLGLQLAVGQVLGLGAGTVVAVVLVVGLTFAGTLVLGRWLGVSRGLSLLVATGFSICGASAIAAVEGVVDREDEDVASAVALVTVFGSASMVLLPLLATATGMPPADYGRIAGASVHEVAQVVAAASPMGAAAVAVAVVVKLSRVVLLAPLVAGVSLVRRRAAGQAAGTRPPLVPLFVVGFLAAVAVRSIGMVPEPVLDVARQVTTVLLAGALFALGSAVRLRALLRTGPRAFALGACSTALVTAVALASMFALT, from the coding sequence ATGCACTGCGGTTATGACGTCCTGCGCGGTCGACGGCTACGCGCGGCCGGTCATCGCGGTGAGGCTGGGTTCGTGGCTGGGACGTTGCAACACCGCGACGCGCTCGTGGAGGGCTCGTTGTGGCCGGGGCTGGCGCTCACCGGCGGCGGGGTGGCGCTGTCGCTGGCGCTGGCCGGGCTCGTGCCGTCGGTGAGCGCGTTGACCTCGGCGGTGGTGCTGGGCGTGGTCGCGGGCAACGTGCCCGGTGTGCCGGCGCGGGTGCGGCCCGGGCTGGCCTGGGCCACACGCAGGCTGCTGCGCGCGGGTGTCGTGCTGCTGGGGTTGCAACTGGCGGTGGGGCAAGTGCTCGGCCTGGGCGCGGGCACGGTGGTGGCGGTGGTGCTCGTCGTCGGGCTGACCTTCGCCGGGACGCTGGTGCTGGGGCGCTGGCTGGGGGTGTCGCGGGGGCTGTCGCTGCTGGTGGCGACCGGGTTCTCGATCTGCGGTGCCTCGGCGATCGCGGCGGTGGAGGGCGTGGTCGACCGCGAGGACGAGGACGTGGCATCCGCGGTGGCGCTGGTGACGGTGTTCGGCAGTGCCTCGATGGTGCTGCTCCCGCTGCTGGCCACCGCGACGGGCATGCCGCCGGCGGACTACGGGCGCATCGCCGGGGCCAGCGTGCACGAGGTCGCCCAGGTGGTGGCGGCGGCCTCGCCGATGGGTGCGGCGGCGGTGGCGGTGGCCGTCGTGGTCAAGCTGAGCCGGGTCGTGCTGCTCGCACCGCTGGTGGCGGGGGTCAGCCTCGTGCGGCGCCGCGCGGCGGGCCAGGCCGCCGGCACGCGTCCGCCGCTGGTGCCCCTGTTCGTCGTCGGGTTCCTGGCCGCGGTGGCGGTGCGCAGCATCGGGATGGTTCCCGAGCCGGTGCTCGACGTGGCCCGGCAGGTGACGACGGTGCTGCTGGCCGGCGCGCTGTTCGCGCTGGGCAGCGCGGTGCGGTTGCGCGCGCTGCTGCGCACCGGGCCGCGGGCCTTCGCGCTGGGCGCGTGCTCGACCGCACTGGTCACCGCGGTCGCGCTGGCGAGCATGTTCGCGCTGACCTGA
- a CDS encoding SPFH domain-containing protein, whose protein sequence is MDPTGLIVLAVVALLVIVIAVKSVLVVPQAQAAVIERLGRFRTVASPGLNFLMPFLDRVRARIDLREQVVSFPPQPVITQDNLTVSIDTVVYFQVTDSRSAVYEISNYIVGVEQLTTTTLRNVVGGMSLEETLTSRDQINTQLRGVLDQETGRWGIRVARVELKAIDPPPSIQDSMEKQMRADREKRAMILNAEGQREAAIKTAEGQKQSQILAAEGSKQAAILGAEADRQSSILRAQGERASRYLQAQGQAKAIEKVFAAVKRGKPTPELLAYQYLQTLPQMAQGDANKVWVVPSDFGKSLEGFARMLGAPGEDGVFRYEPPQEEPPSARPEDEEESVQSWFDVSTNPEVAEAVRAAEAVARKEVPGPASIGGSTPGALTGNVGALGEPGALAQPPASGQPPAVRPEQQRQEPEQNG, encoded by the coding sequence GTGGACCCGACCGGACTGATCGTGCTGGCGGTCGTGGCACTGCTGGTGATCGTGATCGCGGTGAAGTCCGTGCTGGTGGTGCCGCAGGCGCAGGCGGCGGTGATCGAGCGGCTGGGACGGTTCCGCACCGTCGCCTCGCCGGGGCTGAACTTCCTGATGCCGTTCCTGGACCGGGTGCGGGCCCGCATCGACCTGCGCGAGCAGGTCGTGTCGTTCCCGCCGCAGCCGGTCATCACCCAGGACAACCTCACCGTCTCCATCGACACCGTGGTGTACTTCCAGGTCACCGACTCCCGCTCGGCGGTGTACGAGATCTCCAACTACATCGTCGGTGTCGAGCAGCTCACCACCACCACGCTGCGCAACGTGGTCGGCGGCATGAGCCTGGAGGAGACGCTGACCTCCCGCGACCAGATCAACACCCAGCTGCGCGGGGTGCTGGACCAGGAGACCGGGCGCTGGGGCATCCGCGTCGCGCGGGTGGAGCTCAAGGCCATCGACCCGCCGCCCTCCATCCAGGACTCCATGGAGAAGCAGATGCGCGCCGACCGGGAGAAGCGCGCCATGATCCTCAACGCCGAGGGCCAGCGGGAGGCGGCGATCAAGACCGCCGAAGGCCAGAAGCAGTCCCAGATCCTGGCCGCCGAGGGCTCCAAGCAGGCCGCGATCCTGGGTGCCGAGGCCGACCGCCAGTCCAGCATCCTGCGCGCCCAGGGCGAGCGGGCCAGCCGCTACCTGCAGGCGCAGGGCCAGGCCAAGGCGATCGAGAAGGTCTTCGCCGCGGTCAAGCGCGGCAAGCCCACCCCGGAGCTGCTGGCCTACCAGTACCTGCAGACGCTGCCGCAGATGGCGCAGGGCGACGCCAACAAGGTCTGGGTCGTTCCCAGCGACTTCGGCAAGTCCCTGGAAGGCTTCGCCCGGATGCTCGGCGCTCCCGGCGAGGACGGCGTGTTCCGCTACGAGCCGCCGCAGGAGGAGCCGCCTTCGGCCCGCCCGGAGGACGAGGAGGAGTCGGTCCAGTCCTGGTTCGACGTCTCCACCAACCCCGAGGTCGCCGAGGCAGTGCGGGCCGCCGAGGCCGTGGCGCGCAAGGAGGTGCCCGGCCCCGCCAGCATCGGCGGGAGCACGCCGGGAGCGCTCACCGGCAACGTCGGGGCGCTGGGCGAGCCCGGCGCGCTGGCGCAGCCGCCCGCCTCCGGTCAGCCGCCGGCCGTGCGGCCCGAGCAGCAGCGGCAGGAACCCGAGCAGAACGGCTGA
- a CDS encoding MFS transporter translates to MQVSAPAVEPVGDQRLQRRQRPLRSAWLVWGVAAVCYFAALFHRASLGVVAPEALDRFHTGPAVLALFSALQLGVYLALQVPSGLLADRLGPRRVITGGVLALAVGSAVFAVSGSVLGGIAGRVLIGFGDAFMFTNVLRLAAQWFPADRFGRVAALTGLAGGLGQVFSTLPLGTSLHTFGWVGTFLGAAALTLVLALAGWLVIRDRPAGYAPEVTGQAEGIGHTLKVVVAQRGTRHSFWVHFVLMAQFVAVTTLWGSPWLTDAQGHGESEVGTLLMLCVFGFIAGTWFAGQYMAGRHLRRERFTLGLSVAVVAVWALLVLWPGTLPMPVLVAALVVIGIGGGGAMLAFDGARAANATHRSGAASGVVNMGGFTAAVLIQLLVGVVLQAVAWLPAAAAYRWAFAPVLVLLVLGTLAQASRRQHRAS, encoded by the coding sequence GTGCAGGTGTCGGCGCCGGCGGTGGAGCCGGTCGGAGATCAGCGGCTTCAGCGGCGGCAACGGCCGCTGCGCTCGGCGTGGCTGGTGTGGGGCGTGGCCGCGGTGTGCTACTTCGCCGCGCTGTTCCACCGCGCGAGTCTGGGCGTGGTCGCCCCGGAGGCGCTCGACCGCTTCCACACGGGGCCGGCCGTGCTGGCGCTGTTCTCGGCCTTGCAGCTCGGGGTCTACCTGGCGTTGCAGGTGCCCTCCGGACTGCTGGCCGACCGCCTCGGTCCGCGCCGGGTGATCACCGGGGGAGTGCTGGCGCTGGCGGTGGGCTCGGCGGTGTTCGCGGTGAGCGGCTCGGTGCTCGGCGGCATCGCGGGCCGGGTGCTCATCGGCTTCGGCGACGCGTTCATGTTCACCAACGTCCTGCGGCTGGCCGCGCAGTGGTTCCCCGCCGACCGCTTCGGCAGGGTCGCGGCGCTGACCGGCCTGGCGGGTGGCCTCGGCCAGGTGTTCTCCACGCTGCCGCTGGGCACCTCGCTGCACACCTTCGGCTGGGTGGGAACCTTCCTCGGCGCGGCGGCGCTGACGCTGGTGCTGGCGCTGGCCGGGTGGCTGGTCATCCGGGACCGCCCCGCCGGTTACGCACCGGAGGTGACCGGACAGGCCGAAGGCATCGGCCACACCCTGAAGGTGGTCGTGGCCCAGCGCGGTACCAGGCACTCGTTCTGGGTGCACTTCGTGCTGATGGCGCAGTTCGTGGCGGTGACGACCCTGTGGGGCTCGCCGTGGCTCACCGACGCCCAGGGCCACGGCGAGTCCGAGGTGGGCACGCTGCTGATGCTGTGCGTGTTCGGCTTCATCGCCGGAACCTGGTTCGCCGGCCAGTACATGGCCGGCCGCCACCTGCGGCGGGAGCGTTTCACGCTGGGGCTGTCGGTGGCCGTGGTCGCGGTGTGGGCGCTGCTGGTGCTCTGGCCGGGCACGCTGCCGATGCCGGTGCTGGTGGCGGCGCTGGTCGTCATCGGGATCGGTGGCGGTGGGGCGATGCTGGCCTTCGACGGTGCGCGCGCGGCCAACGCCACGCACCGCTCCGGTGCGGCCTCGGGCGTGGTCAACATGGGCGGGTTCACCGCGGCCGTGCTGATCCAGCTGCTGGTGGGCGTGGTGTTGCAGGCGGTGGCGTGGCTGCCCGCCGCCGCGGCCTACCGGTGGGCTTTCGCGCCGGTGCTGGTGCTGCTGGTGCTGGGAACCCTCGCGCAGGCGTCGCGCAGGCAGCACCGCGCGAGCTGA
- a CDS encoding LysR family transcriptional regulator: protein MTPPDPESLRLLVLVAELGSIGAAAVELRVSQPSASKRLSSLERGLGLELVERSRQGCTLTPAGVIVADWARQVLAQVDGLMNGVRALRAQQEPRLRVSASMTVAEYLAPAWISRLRRALPETHLELDVTNSLAVAEAVRHGHADLGFIETPLAPEGVSIRHVARDRMVVVVPPDHPWARLRRPLTPVELAATPLIVREEGSGTRETLYRALAEAGADPVAPLLELHSTTAVRNSVVAGAGPAVLSTLAVGTDLAEQRVTEVGVTGLDLRRPLHAVWRSGLRLTGPAAALLAIAMRTPD from the coding sequence ATGACCCCGCCCGATCCCGAATCGCTGCGCCTGCTGGTGCTGGTCGCCGAACTCGGCAGCATCGGAGCGGCCGCGGTCGAACTGCGGGTCAGCCAGCCCTCGGCGAGCAAACGCCTCAGCAGCCTCGAACGCGGACTGGGGCTGGAACTGGTCGAACGCAGCAGGCAGGGCTGCACTCTCACCCCCGCCGGAGTCATCGTCGCCGACTGGGCCCGCCAGGTCCTGGCGCAGGTCGACGGGCTGATGAACGGCGTGCGCGCCCTGCGCGCCCAGCAGGAGCCGCGCCTGCGGGTCTCGGCGAGCATGACCGTCGCCGAGTACCTGGCCCCGGCCTGGATCAGCCGGCTGCGCCGCGCCCTGCCCGAGACCCACCTCGAGCTCGACGTCACCAACTCGCTGGCCGTGGCCGAGGCGGTCCGCCACGGCCACGCCGACCTCGGCTTCATCGAGACGCCCCTGGCACCCGAGGGCGTCTCGATCCGCCACGTCGCCCGCGACCGGATGGTCGTGGTCGTCCCGCCCGATCACCCCTGGGCCCGGCTGCGCAGGCCCCTGACCCCGGTCGAGCTCGCCGCCACGCCGCTCATCGTCCGAGAGGAGGGGTCGGGCACCCGCGAGACCCTCTACCGCGCGCTGGCCGAAGCCGGCGCCGACCCCGTCGCACCGCTGCTGGAGCTGCACTCCACCACCGCGGTGCGCAACTCCGTCGTGGCCGGCGCGGGCCCCGCGGTGCTGAGCACCCTGGCGGTGGGCACCGACCTGGCCGAGCAGCGGGTCACCGAGGTCGGCGTCACCGGGCTCGACCTGCGACGCCCCCTGCACGCCGTGTGGCGCTCGGGACTGCGGCTGACCGGCCCGGCCGCGGCGCTGCTGGCCATCGCGATGCGCACCCCGGACTGA
- a CDS encoding GntR family transcriptional regulator — protein MSPATTAAPEAPAADRAYRHVKTGLLDGSFPDGHLLSEGEIAGALRMSRTPVREAFLRLQTEGFLKLYPKRGALVVPVTPTEARALVEARLALESFAIDKLAALGTETMTEVGEELIKHPACDAGGLTDAELHEVDRAFHARLVAASGNPVVDDLYNALRDRQMRITATARTHTRRARITHQHALLAEAVRDGNAELAKSRLRAHLLDTVRALDVSGGPLLEQAGES, from the coding sequence GTGTCTCCTGCCACAACGGCCGCCCCCGAGGCGCCGGCGGCCGATCGGGCCTACCGCCACGTCAAGACCGGCCTGCTGGACGGCTCCTTCCCCGACGGCCACCTGCTGTCGGAGGGCGAGATCGCCGGCGCGCTGCGGATGTCGCGCACCCCGGTCCGCGAAGCCTTCCTGCGCCTGCAGACCGAAGGCTTCCTCAAGCTCTACCCCAAGCGTGGTGCCCTGGTGGTCCCGGTGACGCCGACCGAGGCCCGCGCGCTGGTCGAGGCCCGGCTGGCGCTGGAGAGCTTCGCCATCGACAAGCTCGCCGCGCTGGGCACCGAGACGATGACCGAGGTCGGCGAGGAGCTCATCAAGCACCCCGCCTGCGATGCCGGCGGCCTCACCGACGCCGAACTGCACGAGGTCGACCGCGCCTTCCACGCCCGGCTGGTCGCCGCCTCCGGCAACCCCGTCGTCGACGACCTCTACAACGCGCTGCGCGACCGGCAGATGCGCATCACCGCCACCGCCCGCACCCACACCCGGCGCGCCCGCATCACCCACCAGCACGCACTGCTTGCCGAGGCCGTCCGCGACGGCAACGCCGAACTGGCCAAGTCCCGCCTGCGCGCGCACCTGCTCGACACGGTACGGGCGCTGGACGTCTCGGGCGGCCCCCTCTTGGAGCAGGCCGGCGAGAGCTGA
- a CDS encoding gamma-aminobutyraldehyde dehydrogenase codes for MTTALELHNVVGGERVGTLAGDSLPLVDPSTGEEFGTSPLTRWMDVDAVMGVAAAAFESWSQTTPRRRQQLLLRIADAMEERSEELVAAECRNTGKPRAVVRDDELPTAVDLIRFYAAAARVQETGAAAEYQPSRTSFARREPIGVCAQVTSWTHPLLLAAAKFAPAIAAGNTVVLKPAETTPLSSSLLADIASEVLPPGVFNLICGDRDSGRAMVAHEVPGMFSITGTVRSGMEVAGSTAADLKRAHLQLGGKAPAVVFDDADLDRAVRGIAEAAFGNAGQSCTAASRVLVSADVHDEVVERLCELAGAMRPGPPQDLDAAFGPLNSLGQLESVQAHLERLPEHARIAAGGQRKGERGYFFEATVVTGAEQDDELVQNEVLGPLLTVQSFASEQEALELANGVRYGLVASVWTRDHSRAMRLSRKLQTGTVWINTHHPFTAEMPHSGFKHSASARDFGRYGLEEYSRIKHVMSYVEE; via the coding sequence GTGACCACGGCGCTGGAACTGCACAACGTCGTCGGAGGCGAGCGGGTGGGGACCCTGGCGGGCGATTCGCTGCCGCTGGTGGACCCCAGCACCGGCGAGGAGTTCGGGACTTCGCCGCTGACCAGGTGGATGGACGTCGATGCGGTGATGGGCGTCGCGGCGGCGGCGTTCGAGTCGTGGTCGCAGACCACGCCGCGGCGGCGCCAGCAGCTGCTGCTGCGCATCGCCGACGCGATGGAGGAGCGCTCCGAGGAGCTGGTGGCCGCCGAGTGCCGCAACACCGGCAAACCGCGGGCGGTGGTGCGCGACGACGAGCTGCCCACGGCGGTGGACCTGATCCGCTTCTACGCGGCGGCGGCCCGGGTGCAGGAGACCGGTGCGGCCGCCGAGTACCAGCCGTCGCGGACCTCCTTTGCCCGGCGCGAGCCGATCGGGGTCTGCGCGCAGGTCACCTCCTGGACCCACCCGCTGCTGCTGGCCGCGGCGAAGTTCGCGCCCGCGATCGCCGCGGGCAACACGGTGGTGCTCAAACCGGCCGAAACCACGCCGCTGAGCTCGTCGCTGCTGGCCGACATCGCCTCGGAGGTGCTGCCACCGGGGGTGTTCAACCTGATCTGCGGAGACCGCGACAGCGGCCGGGCCATGGTGGCCCACGAGGTGCCCGGGATGTTCTCGATCACCGGGACCGTGCGCTCGGGCATGGAGGTCGCCGGGTCGACCGCCGCCGACCTCAAGCGCGCGCACCTGCAGCTGGGCGGCAAGGCGCCCGCGGTGGTGTTCGACGACGCCGACCTGGACCGCGCGGTGCGCGGCATCGCCGAGGCGGCCTTCGGCAACGCCGGGCAGAGCTGCACCGCGGCCAGCAGGGTCCTGGTCAGCGCCGACGTGCACGACGAGGTCGTGGAGCGGTTGTGCGAGCTCGCCGGTGCGATGCGCCCGGGGCCGCCGCAGGACCTGGACGCGGCTTTCGGGCCGCTCAACAGCCTCGGGCAGCTGGAGTCGGTGCAGGCGCACCTGGAGCGGCTGCCCGAGCACGCCCGGATCGCCGCCGGTGGCCAGCGCAAGGGGGAGCGGGGCTACTTCTTCGAGGCCACCGTGGTCACCGGGGCCGAGCAGGACGACGAGCTGGTGCAGAACGAGGTGCTGGGGCCGCTGCTGACGGTGCAGAGCTTCGCCTCCGAGCAGGAGGCCCTCGAGCTGGCCAACGGGGTGCGCTACGGGCTGGTGGCCAGCGTGTGGACCCGCGACCACTCGCGGGCGATGCGGTTGTCGCGCAAGCTGCAGACGGGCACGGTGTGGATCAACACCCACCACCCCTTCACCGCGGAGATGCCGCACAGCGGTTTCAAGCACTCGGCCTCGGCGCGCGACTTCGGGCGCTACGGGCTGGAGGAGTACAGCCGGATCAAGCACGTCATGTCCTACGTGGAGGAATGA
- a CDS encoding NfeD family protein, which yields MVPALLWLIAGVVLIAAEVLSGDFVLVMLGAGALAAAGASALGVPLGLDAAVFAALSLGLIFLARPALKRRMRVERELKTNVDALVGRKAVVESTVDAHGGRVRIGGELWSARAFDETQVMHSGQTVTVMEISGATAVVWAEP from the coding sequence ATGGTTCCCGCCCTGCTGTGGCTGATCGCCGGGGTCGTGCTGATCGCCGCCGAGGTCCTCTCCGGAGACTTCGTGCTGGTCATGCTCGGTGCCGGTGCGCTGGCGGCGGCGGGCGCGTCCGCGCTGGGGGTCCCGCTGGGACTGGACGCCGCGGTGTTCGCCGCGCTGTCGCTGGGACTGATCTTCCTGGCCCGCCCCGCGCTCAAACGCCGGATGCGCGTCGAGCGCGAGCTCAAGACCAATGTGGACGCCCTTGTCGGGCGCAAGGCCGTCGTCGAGTCCACTGTGGATGCCCACGGTGGACGGGTGCGCATCGGCGGCGAGCTGTGGTCGGCGAGGGCCTTCGACGAGACGCAAGTGATGCACAGCGGCCAGACGGTGACGGTCATGGAGATCTCCGGCGCCACCGCCGTCGTGTGGGCGGAACCGTGA
- a CDS encoding ArsR/SmtB family transcription factor has translation MDAFAVLAEPSRRRILDELRHRERTVGELVAALAASQPAVSKHLKVLREAGFISCRTDAQRRVYRIEPAALQAVDAWLAPYRRLWTRHLDALEDHLDTVEEP, from the coding sequence GTGGATGCCTTCGCCGTGCTCGCCGAGCCGTCCCGACGCCGGATCCTCGACGAGCTGCGGCACCGCGAACGCACCGTCGGCGAGCTCGTGGCGGCGCTGGCGGCCAGCCAGCCCGCCGTCTCCAAGCACCTGAAGGTGCTGCGGGAGGCCGGGTTCATCTCGTGCCGGACCGACGCCCAACGCCGGGTCTACCGGATCGAGCCGGCGGCGCTGCAGGCCGTCGACGCGTGGCTGGCCCCCTACCGGCGACTGTGGACGCGGCATCTCGACGCCTTGGAAGACCACCTCGACACCGTGGAGGAACCATGA
- a CDS encoding ferrochelatase, with the protein MSFDALLFLSFGGPEGPEDVRPFLENVTRGRGVPPERLDEVAEHYLHFGGVSPINRLNRDMIKALETELADAGIELPVYFGNRNWHPMVEDTVARMAEDGVGRALVFATSAWGGYSGCKQYHEDIVRARESVGERAPELVKLRQFFDHPEFVAANADAVRRALAALEPGQAERARLVFTAHSVPLKADEQPGADGRPQWYSRQVAEASKLVAEAAGVTDYDVVWQSRSGPPQVPWLEPDIVDHIEALHGQGTPAVVVSPIGFVSDHLEVIWDLDNEAKDKAAELGMGFARADTAGTDPRFAKMIVELAAEHLSGQPPRKLSLLAAAGCSTNGETCAPGCC; encoded by the coding sequence GTGAGCTTTGACGCGTTGCTGTTCCTGTCGTTCGGAGGACCGGAAGGCCCGGAGGACGTCCGGCCGTTCCTGGAAAACGTCACCAGGGGCAGGGGAGTGCCGCCCGAGAGACTCGACGAGGTCGCCGAGCACTACCTGCACTTCGGCGGCGTGTCACCGATCAACCGGCTCAACCGGGACATGATCAAGGCGCTGGAGACCGAGCTGGCCGACGCCGGCATCGAGCTGCCGGTGTACTTCGGCAACCGCAACTGGCACCCCATGGTCGAGGACACCGTGGCGAGGATGGCCGAGGACGGGGTCGGCCGCGCACTGGTGTTCGCCACCTCGGCGTGGGGCGGCTACTCCGGCTGCAAGCAGTACCACGAGGACATCGTGCGGGCCCGGGAGTCGGTCGGCGAGCGGGCTCCGGAGCTGGTGAAGCTGCGGCAGTTCTTCGACCACCCCGAGTTCGTGGCGGCCAACGCCGACGCCGTGCGCCGCGCGCTGGCCGCGCTGGAGCCCGGCCAGGCCGAGCGGGCGCGGCTGGTGTTCACCGCGCACTCCGTTCCGCTCAAGGCCGACGAGCAGCCCGGCGCCGACGGCAGGCCGCAGTGGTACTCCCGCCAGGTTGCCGAGGCCTCCAAGCTGGTGGCCGAGGCGGCCGGCGTCACCGACTACGACGTGGTGTGGCAGTCCCGCTCCGGCCCGCCGCAGGTGCCGTGGCTGGAGCCCGACATCGTCGACCACATCGAGGCGCTGCACGGCCAGGGCACCCCGGCGGTCGTGGTCAGCCCGATCGGGTTCGTCTCCGACCACCTCGAGGTCATCTGGGACCTGGACAACGAGGCCAAGGACAAGGCCGCCGAGCTGGGCATGGGCTTCGCGCGGGCCGACACCGCGGGCACCGACCCCCGCTTCGCGAAGATGATCGTCGAGCTGGCCGCCGAGCACCTCAGCGGTCAGCCGCCGCGCAAGCTGTCGCTGCTGGCCGCCGCCGGCTGCAGCACCAACGGCGAGACCTGCGCGCCCGGCTGCTGCTAG
- a CDS encoding DUF3097 domain-containing protein, producing MHYGKDVLAGGPRRRAVPEVPAEPGLVVEDPASGFCGAVIRLEKGNVVLEDRHGRQRLFPMRPAAFLFEGKPATLVAPAALEPARPARSASGSLRVDGLRARQARGSRIWVEGVHDAELVERVWGHDLRVEGVVVEPLHGVDDLAGMLAEFAPGPGRKVGVLVDHLVPGSKESRLVERITDPHVMVTGHPYVDIWEAVKPAALGIPAWPGVPRGQDWKQGVCAELGWGEPADGWRRVLAKVSTFRDIEAPLLSAVEQLIDFVTVDQD from the coding sequence ATGCATTACGGCAAGGACGTGCTCGCCGGCGGCCCGCGGCGCCGCGCGGTTCCCGAGGTGCCCGCCGAGCCCGGCCTGGTCGTCGAGGATCCGGCCAGCGGCTTCTGCGGCGCGGTCATCCGGCTGGAGAAGGGCAACGTCGTCCTGGAGGACCGCCACGGCAGGCAGCGGTTGTTCCCGATGCGCCCCGCGGCGTTCCTGTTCGAGGGCAAGCCCGCCACGCTCGTCGCGCCCGCCGCCCTCGAGCCCGCCCGGCCGGCCCGCTCCGCCTCCGGCTCGCTGCGCGTCGACGGGCTGCGCGCCCGCCAGGCCCGCGGCAGCCGCATCTGGGTCGAGGGCGTGCACGACGCCGAGCTCGTCGAGCGGGTCTGGGGCCACGACCTGCGTGTGGAGGGCGTGGTGGTCGAACCCCTGCACGGCGTGGACGACCTGGCCGGGATGCTCGCCGAGTTCGCACCGGGCCCCGGCCGCAAGGTCGGCGTGCTGGTCGACCACCTGGTCCCCGGCAGCAAGGAGTCCCGGCTCGTCGAGCGCATCACCGACCCCCACGTGATGGTCACCGGCCACCCCTACGTCGACATCTGGGAGGCGGTCAAACCCGCCGCGCTGGGCATCCCGGCCTGGCCGGGTGTGCCGCGCGGGCAGGACTGGAAGCAGGGCGTGTGCGCCGAACTGGGCTGGGGCGAACCCGCCGACGGCTGGCGGCGGGTGCTGGCGAAGGTCTCGACCTTCCGCGACATCGAGGCGCCGCTGCTCTCGGCGGTCGAGCAGCTGATCGACTTCGTCACCGTCGACCAGGACTGA